Proteins encoded by one window of Arachis ipaensis cultivar K30076 chromosome B04, Araip1.1, whole genome shotgun sequence:
- the LOC110271548 gene encoding uncharacterized protein LOC110271548: MPFGLKNAGATYQRLMNKIFSDLIGKTVEVYVDDILAKTARPDDLISDLENVFASFRQHDMRLNPLKCAFAMEAGKFLRFMITQMGVEANPEKCQAILHMRSPGCIKDVQRLARRLTAMSQFLGASATKALPFFNLMKKGIAFEWTPACEETFNHFKEILAAPPVLGKPRTGESLYLYLAITEEALAAVLVREEGKTQQPIYFVSRALQGAELRYSKLEKLALALLISSCRLRQYFQDHQVVVRTDQGICQVLQKPDLVGRMMTWAIELFQYDMSYEPRHAIKAQAMTDFLVEVTENPTEDTGTRWKLHVDGASNQTSGGAGIILESPAGVIYEQSVKFEFPVSNNQAEYEALLGGLILAREVGATRLEVCSDSQIVTTQVNKSYQTRDSLLQKYLERVKELSAQFEEVTVQHVPRKRNTRADLLSKLASTKPGTGNCSLIQGITKEPAVALHLTKTSPSWMDPIADFLKNGKLPGNEKEAKALRREAAKYTVITRFGISEVVISDNGTQFSDKKFAEFLTGLGIKQKFSSVEHPQTNGQVESANKVILLCLKKRLDSKKGAWADELASVLWSYRTTEQSSTGKTPFRLTYGVDAVIPVEIGEPSPRLLLAGVEEVVDKDLVDEVREMAHLSEVALKQRIALHYNTKVLRREFEERDLVLRRNDVGLPTPGEGKLALMTNVYLSEFFNLLIPNTYPTQLRSSTTIRD; the protein is encoded by the exons ATGCCGTTTGGTCTGAAAAATGCGGGGGCGACGTACCAGAGGCTGATGAACAAAATATTCAGCGATCTTATCGGCAAGAcggtggaagtctacgtggacgatatCCTTGCAAAAACCGCCCGACCCGACGACCTCATAAGCGACCTAGAGAATGTGTTCGCATCCTTCCGACAACACGACATGAGGCTTAACCCGCTTAagtgcgcctttgccatggaggccgggAAGTTCCTGAGGTTCATGATAACCCAAATGGGAGTGGAAGCCAACCCCGAAAAGTGCCAAGCGATACTCCATATGAGGAGTCCAGGTTGCATCAAAGACGTTCAGCGGCTGGCGAGAAGGCTCACTGCGATGTCCCAATTCCTCGGTGCGTCGGCAACAAAGGCCCTAcccttcttcaacctgatgaagaaGGGAATAGCGTTTGAATGGACCCCTGCATGCGAAGAGACATTCAACCACTTTAAAGAAATTCTGGCAGCACCCCCTGTGCTCGGGAAGCCCAGAACCGGAGAATCGCTCTACCTATACCTAGCCATAACAGAAGAAGCTCTTGCAGCGGTGCTGGTGCGAGAAGAAGGAAAGACCCAACAACCGATCTACTTCGTAAGTAGAGCGTTGCAAGGGGCAGAACTTAGGTACAGCAAGCTGGAGAAACTGGCACTAGCGCTCTTGATCTCCTCCTGCAGACTACGACAATACTTCCAGGATCACCAGGTGGTCGTGAGAACGGACCAGGGGATCTGTCAGGTGCTCCAAAAACCTGATTTGGTGGggaggatgatgacctgggccatcgaacTATTCCAATACGATATGAGCTACGAGCCCCGACACGCAATTAAGGCACAAGCAATGACGGACTTCCTAGTGGAAGTAACCGAAAATCCAACCGAGGACacgggcacacggtggaagctccatgtgGATGGAGCTTCCAACCAGACATCTGGAGGTGCCGGGATCATCCTAGAAAGCCCAGCCGGAGTCATTTACGAACAATCGGTTAAGTTCGAGTTTCCCgtatcaaacaaccaagcagaatacgaagccCTTCTGGGGGGCTTGATCCTAGCTCGGGAGGTCGGGGCCACAAGGTTGGAAGTATGCAGCGACTCGCAGATCGTCACCACGCAAGTAAATAAAAGCTACCAAACCAGAGACTCACTGctgcaaaaatacttggaaaGGGTCAAAGAGCTGAGCGCACAATTTGAGGAGGTCACGGTCCAGCACGTCCCAAGGAAAAGGAACACACGAGCAGACCTCCTATCCAAGCTGGCAAGCACAAAACCTGGTACTGGCAACTGCTCCCTCATTCAAGGCATCACGAAAGAACCTGCGGTTGCCTTACACCTGACCAAGACGAGCCCCTCTTGGATGGACCCCATCGCCGATTTCTTGAAAAATGGCAAACTCCCTGGGAATGAGAAGGAAGCCAAAGCGTTGAGAAGGGAGGCTGCCAAATACACG GTGATAACCCGGTTCGGCATCTCGGAGGTCGTCATTTCGGATAACGGGACGCAGTTCAGTGACAAGAAGTTTGCAGAGTTTCTCACCGGCTTGGGGATAAAACAGAAGTTCTCCTCGGTTGAACATCCCCAGACAAATGGACAAGTGGAGTCCGCAAATAAGGTCATCTTATTATGTCTCAAGAAGCGTCTAGACAGCAAAAAAGGCGCATGGGCCGATGAGCTCGCCtcggtcctctggtcctaccgAACAACTGAGCAAAGCTCCACAGGGAAAACCCCctttcgcctaacatacggggtcgatGCGGTAATACCCGTGGAGATCGGTGAGCCGAGCCCGCGGTTACTTCTCGCGGGAGTAGAAGAAGTGGTGGACAAAGACCTGGTAGACGAGGTCAGAGAAATGGCCCACTTGTCAGAGGTAgcgctgaaacaaagaatagccctacATTACAACACCAAGGTCCTCAGAAGGGAATTCGAGGAAAGagacctcgtcctgcgacgcaacgacgTCGGGCTACCaaccccaggagaaggaaagttggcg CTAATGACTAATGTTTACTTGTCTGAATTCTTCAATCTACTAATCCCCAATACGTATCCCACACAATTGCGTTCTTCAACAACAatccgggactga